In Leptodesmis sichuanensis A121, the following are encoded in one genomic region:
- a CDS encoding HU family DNA-binding protein, translating into MNKGELVDKIAEKANVTKKDADSILTAMLEVILDTVASGDKVTLVGFGTFEARQRQAREGRNPSTGEPIKIPATKVPAFSAGKQFKDKVVGK; encoded by the coding sequence ATGAACAAAGGCGAACTGGTTGACAAAATAGCTGAGAAAGCAAACGTTACTAAAAAAGATGCAGACTCAATCTTGACAGCGATGCTGGAAGTAATTCTTGACACCGTTGCTAGTGGAGATAAGGTAACGCTGGTGGGCTTTGGTACCTTTGAAGCACGGCAACGTCAGGCTAGAGAAGGTCGCAATCCTTCTACTGGTGAACCCATCAAAATCCCAGCGACCAAGGTTCCGGCTTTTAGTGCTGGAAAACAATTCAAGGACAAGGTTGTGGGCAAGTAG
- a CDS encoding peptidoglycan-binding domain-containing protein encodes MNKIQKPINATINSLTTGPTLRPWDVEPEVVELQELLRAHGFRLSVTGEFDSRTEDAVMIFQRRQGMRVDAIVGPKTWAALKMNVKPGTRILRKGLTGADVYELQGLLQVNGYPVQRDGFFGNQTKQAVLNFQQRHKLRENGEVDQVTWGVLQNGPGSR; translated from the coding sequence ATGAACAAAATTCAGAAGCCCATCAATGCGACGATTAACTCCCTGACCACAGGGCCAACCCTGCGACCGTGGGATGTGGAACCAGAGGTCGTGGAGTTGCAGGAATTATTGCGGGCACATGGCTTTCGGTTGAGTGTAACAGGAGAGTTTGATAGTCGCACAGAGGATGCGGTGATGATCTTCCAGCGACGGCAGGGGATGCGGGTGGATGCGATCGTTGGGCCAAAAACCTGGGCTGCTTTGAAAATGAATGTGAAACCCGGTACTCGCATTCTGCGCAAAGGGCTAACTGGCGCGGACGTATACGAACTACAAGGCTTACTGCAAGTCAATGGTTATCCGGTGCAACGGGATGGCTTTTTCGGCAACCAAACTAAACAAGCTGTGCTTAATTTTCAACAGCGGCACAAGTTAAGGGAAAACGGAGAGGTCGATCAGGTGACCTGGGGAGTTTTGCAAAATGGGCCGGGCAGTCGCTAA
- a CDS encoding GNAT family N-acetyltransferase yields the protein MTLSSSRMVLRAAQPEDSEIIFALIQALADYEKLSHVVTGTVEELRDHLFGSRAYAEVVLAEVDSQVVGFALFFYNYSTFLTKPGIYLEDLFVLPAYRRQGIGKALLSYLAERAAQEGCGRLEWSVLDWNAPAIAFYQRMGAEILPDWRICRVTGAALEQWAIVTDSSDEGVDEI from the coding sequence ATGACCCTTTCATCCAGTCGAATGGTGCTACGTGCGGCTCAACCAGAGGATAGCGAAATCATTTTTGCGTTGATTCAAGCCTTAGCCGATTACGAGAAGTTGTCCCATGTGGTAACAGGTACGGTAGAGGAATTAAGGGATCACCTGTTTGGTTCTCGTGCTTATGCTGAGGTGGTTCTGGCAGAAGTAGACAGTCAGGTTGTGGGCTTTGCGCTGTTTTTCTATAACTACTCCACCTTTCTGACGAAGCCAGGGATTTACCTGGAAGATTTGTTTGTCTTACCGGCATACCGTCGCCAGGGAATTGGCAAAGCCCTCCTGAGTTATTTAGCAGAACGGGCGGCACAGGAAGGCTGCGGACGTTTGGAATGGAGCGTGCTGGATTGGAATGCACCTGCGATCGCCTTTTACCAGCGCATGGGAGCCGAGATTTTACCCGACTGGCGGATCTGCCGGGTGACAGGAGCAGCCCTGGAGCAGTGGGCGATTGTGACAGACAGCAGTGATGAAGGTGTGGATGAAATTTAG
- a CDS encoding RpnC/YadD family protein, with protein sequence MESVPAISHAVEVAKQSKLSRKDLKLLEKREMFPQDSRNALRKAKQAGEERGLQKGIRLGMQEKAKEIARQLLNVLDVETISHTTRLTIEGIQNLN encoded by the coding sequence ATGGAATCTGTACCTGCGATCAGTCACGCTGTTGAAGTGGCTAAACAAAGTAAACTAAGCCGCAAAGACCTAAAGTTGCTGGAAAAGCGAGAAATGTTTCCGCAGGACAGTCGGAATGCGTTGCGGAAAGCAAAACAGGCGGGGGAAGAACGGGGTCTACAGAAGGGAATCAGACTGGGTATGCAGGAGAAAGCGAAGGAAATTGCCCGACAGTTGCTGAATGTGTTGGATGTGGAAACAATCAGCCATACCACCAGACTGACTATTGAAGGAATTCAGAATCTGAATTAA
- a CDS encoding glycosyltransferase family protein: protein MNCPIDILILSNGPGELSTWVQPVVKELRRQLTIARALLRISIILSPCANASGQEVAIAQRFPEVDRVQGAEHFFPFLLFGKTHANWDWRSRGVVLFLGGDQFFPIVIAKRLGYRTVIYAEWEARWHAWGDRFGVMNAEILNRVAPRYAHKFSVVGDLMAEAGVESGRVEEWRSGGGEEDGGGKGDGGAGEMMRGWDDESDVFTPPSPHHPVPPSSPLIGLLPGSKPMKLILGVPLTLAIAEHIYMARSDVQFVIPVAPTLTVKDLAAYADPTQNPIIQRLGWVGGELVLPAEQLPFLKTPAGVKVSLWTGFPAYDLLSRCCLCLTTIGANTAELGALGVPMIVLLPTQQLDIMRAWDGIPGLLVNLPGIGALLARGINWLALRRRGLLAWPNIWAKREIVPELVGALQPAEVAKRAIAYLAHPEQLQTISNELRAVRGQPGAAQKLVQLVCEELEIMN from the coding sequence GTGAATTGCCCTATTGATATTTTGATTTTATCCAATGGGCCAGGGGAATTATCCACCTGGGTACAGCCTGTAGTCAAAGAATTGCGGCGACAATTGACGATCGCTCGCGCCCTGTTACGCATCTCCATCATTCTGTCTCCCTGTGCCAATGCCAGCGGTCAGGAAGTGGCGATCGCCCAACGCTTTCCCGAAGTGGATCGAGTACAGGGAGCCGAGCACTTTTTCCCTTTTCTTCTGTTTGGCAAAACTCACGCTAATTGGGACTGGCGATCGCGCGGCGTTGTCTTGTTTCTGGGCGGCGATCAGTTCTTTCCAATTGTGATTGCCAAACGTCTCGGCTACCGCACCGTGATTTATGCCGAATGGGAAGCCCGTTGGCACGCCTGGGGCGATCGCTTTGGTGTGATGAATGCCGAGATTCTGAATCGGGTTGCTCCCAGGTATGCTCACAAGTTTTCCGTTGTTGGGGATTTAATGGCAGAGGCAGGCGTGGAGAGCGGAAGAGTGGAGGAGTGGAGGAGTGGGGGAGGTGAGGAAGATGGGGGAGGTAAGGGAGATGGGGGAGCGGGTGAGATGATGAGAGGATGGGATGATGAGAGTGATGTATTCACCCCCCCATCCCCCCATCACCCCGTCCCCCCATCATCCCCTCTTATTGGCCTGCTTCCCGGTTCCAAGCCTATGAAGTTGATCCTGGGAGTACCTCTGACACTGGCGATCGCGGAACACATTTATATGGCTCGATCGGATGTGCAATTTGTCATTCCAGTGGCTCCAACCCTGACTGTCAAAGACTTGGCTGCTTATGCTGACCCCACCCAGAATCCAATAATTCAACGCTTGGGATGGGTTGGGGGAGAATTGGTGCTGCCAGCAGAGCAATTACCCTTCCTGAAAACACCTGCTGGGGTGAAAGTCAGCCTGTGGACAGGATTTCCAGCCTATGACCTGTTATCCCGGTGCTGCCTTTGTCTGACCACGATCGGAGCCAATACAGCGGAATTGGGGGCTTTAGGCGTACCCATGATCGTGCTACTGCCAACCCAGCAACTGGATATTATGCGGGCCTGGGACGGCATACCCGGTCTGCTGGTAAATCTGCCAGGAATTGGGGCTTTACTGGCAAGGGGAATTAACTGGCTGGCCCTCCGCCGCAGAGGGTTGCTGGCATGGCCGAATATTTGGGCTAAGCGGGAAATTGTGCCAGAGTTAGTTGGCGCTCTACAGCCAGCAGAAGTGGCTAAGAGGGCGATCGCGTATCTGGCCCATCCCGAACAACTGCAAACCATCAGTAACGAACTCCGAGCCGTCCGAGGCCAACCGGGAGCCGCTCAAAAACTGGTGCAACTGGTTTGTGAAGAATTAGAAATTATGAATTAA
- a CDS encoding IS982 family transposase, whose product MFTIEEFIIAVFCCVDDLLKAITQGQPIRAKGFAPALSDSEVMTMEIVAEYQGIDTDQAIWRYFRRHWLEWFPGLGSRSAFVRQAANLWQYKQRLQQHLSTELGAFADEVHLVDGIPIPLCGFSRAPECRSFKGIAAYGYCAAKKQFYYGFHGHLLISATGVITGFSLTPANGSEREALWDMVQTIHGWLIGDKGYLSAALQQELRAVGIELETALRSNMQDTREPAWVALLQRIRRLIETVIGQLVERFSIEKVWARDLWHLTSRINRKLLAHTVCRWLNRHSADPLQFDQLVSQ is encoded by the coding sequence ATGTTTACTATCGAAGAGTTTATCATTGCAGTTTTTTGCTGTGTGGATGATTTGCTGAAGGCAATCACTCAAGGGCAACCCATCCGAGCCAAAGGATTTGCCCCTGCCTTGTCCGACAGTGAGGTAATGACGATGGAAATTGTGGCAGAGTACCAAGGGATTGATACAGACCAGGCAATTTGGCGCTATTTCCGTCGGCACTGGTTGGAGTGGTTTCCTGGCTTGGGCAGTCGTTCTGCCTTTGTCCGTCAGGCTGCAAACCTCTGGCAGTACAAGCAACGACTCCAGCAGCACCTGTCCACTGAGTTAGGGGCTTTTGCCGATGAGGTGCATCTGGTCGATGGCATTCCTATCCCGTTGTGTGGGTTTAGTCGTGCCCCGGAGTGTCGCAGTTTCAAGGGGATTGCTGCTTACGGTTACTGCGCGGCTAAAAAGCAGTTCTATTATGGCTTTCATGGTCATTTGCTCATCAGTGCAACAGGGGTGATTACAGGGTTTAGCCTCACCCCAGCCAATGGCAGTGAACGCGAGGCATTGTGGGACATGGTGCAGACGATTCATGGTTGGCTCATTGGCGACAAAGGTTACCTCTCTGCCGCTCTCCAGCAAGAGCTTCGAGCTGTGGGGATTGAACTAGAAACTGCCCTGCGCTCCAATATGCAGGATACTCGTGAGCCTGCTTGGGTGGCGTTACTCCAACGAATTAGACGACTGATTGAAACGGTGATTGGGCAATTAGTCGAACGCTTCTCAATTGAGAAGGTCTGGGCACGAGATTTATGGCATTTGACCAGTCGCATCAATCGCAAGCTTCTAGCTCATACCGTTTGTCGATGGCTCAACCGTCACAGTGCTGACCCCTTGCAGTTCGACCAGCTTGTGTCACAGTAG
- a CDS encoding FtsX-like permease family protein, which produces MASIARKNLFEDIPRFIVAQAGIMFAVSLVTIQIGILDGFSRSTTRLIEQSDADLWVGSKDLLHLEVNLPIPLDQLIQARKVDGVGQAEALISRGTLWVDPDGRIAPVRVYGFNPSSTLFAGWELKEGSLNTLNQPYTFISDRSNLSALGLEKVGQSGSIGPLPAKLVGLSKDTQSMSSSTYLFTSLETANAYSNAGLSSSVNCSLKSGSLDCISTFSPTPQTLAAPPPPKRLNPADPITFVLIKARPGQDLQQLKQKLETHLSGVRAYTKAELADMTRAYWRKRTGVGFILGLGATVGVIVGMVVVSQILYSSVSDHLKEFGTLKAMGASDWLIYRVITEQALWMAILGYIPSMILCLALGSWTVAAKGIMILITPGTAIVVLGVTVVMCVGSALFAIQKVTHVDPAIVFKA; this is translated from the coding sequence ATGGCTTCTATCGCCCGCAAGAATCTGTTTGAAGATATCCCTCGCTTTATCGTGGCTCAGGCTGGAATCATGTTTGCAGTGAGCCTGGTTACAATTCAAATCGGCATCCTGGATGGGTTTAGTCGCTCAACCACCCGGCTAATTGAACAATCGGATGCAGATTTGTGGGTAGGTTCCAAGGATCTCCTCCATTTGGAAGTCAACTTGCCAATTCCTTTAGATCAGTTGATCCAGGCTCGTAAGGTAGATGGTGTAGGACAGGCAGAAGCCCTGATCTCACGCGGTACCCTCTGGGTTGATCCCGATGGCCGTATTGCTCCAGTTCGAGTCTATGGGTTCAATCCAAGTAGCACTTTATTTGCCGGTTGGGAGCTTAAGGAAGGATCGTTAAATACGCTGAACCAGCCTTACACCTTTATCTCCGATCGCAGCAATTTGAGTGCGTTAGGACTGGAAAAAGTAGGACAATCCGGTAGTATTGGCCCCTTGCCTGCCAAACTGGTCGGCTTAAGCAAAGACACCCAATCCATGTCTTCTAGCACTTACCTGTTTACCTCACTAGAAACAGCCAACGCTTACAGCAATGCGGGGTTAAGTTCCTCAGTGAATTGCTCCCTCAAGTCAGGCAGCCTGGATTGCATCAGCACTTTTTCACCGACCCCCCAAACGCTGGCTGCTCCTCCACCTCCTAAACGGCTGAATCCGGCTGATCCAATTACATTTGTGCTGATTAAAGCCAGACCAGGGCAAGACTTACAGCAACTGAAACAAAAACTAGAGACGCATCTTTCTGGTGTAAGAGCCTATACCAAAGCAGAATTGGCGGATATGACGCGGGCTTACTGGCGTAAGCGTACCGGAGTTGGCTTTATTTTGGGCCTGGGGGCAACAGTTGGTGTGATTGTGGGGATGGTGGTCGTCAGTCAAATTCTGTACTCATCGGTGTCTGACCATCTCAAGGAGTTTGGAACTCTCAAAGCAATGGGCGCGTCAGATTGGCTAATCTATCGCGTAATTACGGAACAGGCCCTTTGGATGGCGATTCTAGGATATATCCCCAGTATGATTCTCTGTCTGGCCTTAGGCTCCTGGACTGTGGCGGCTAAAGGAATCATGATTCTGATTACCCCAGGAACTGCGATCGTGGTGTTGGGCGTAACAGTCGTTATGTGTGTTGGTTCTGCTCTGTTTGCCATCCAGAAGGTGACCCATGTAGACCCCGCCATCGTCTTTAAAGCCTGA
- a CDS encoding ABC transporter ATP-binding protein — MTASQINIATYAESPEPSVIVTAERSLSSVGVWEWATKQAVVARDISMVFRSEADVFPVLKNINLDIAQGDIQLLMGPSGSGKTTLLSILAGILTPTSGSVHLLGQEITTLSKEALAKFRLHNLGFIFQGFNLFPALTASENVEVALRMKGIHGREMRRQARKLLAQVGLADRVDYLPRDLSGGQKQRVAIARALAGDPKLIMADEPTASLDSHSGHAVIALLRQLAKEGGRTVLIVTHDPRLIDVADHVAYLEDGMLSSEEIGIRS; from the coding sequence ATGACGGCTTCTCAAATCAACATTGCTACTTATGCTGAAAGCCCAGAGCCTTCAGTGATTGTCACTGCTGAACGGTCTCTATCCAGTGTGGGAGTTTGGGAATGGGCAACCAAACAAGCAGTTGTGGCTCGTGATATAAGCATGGTGTTCCGATCGGAAGCGGATGTATTTCCCGTCCTCAAAAACATCAATCTAGACATTGCTCAAGGGGATATCCAGCTCCTGATGGGGCCTTCTGGCTCAGGTAAAACAACGCTTTTGTCGATTCTGGCCGGAATTTTGACTCCTACTTCTGGTAGTGTGCACCTCCTGGGGCAAGAAATTACCACCCTCTCGAAAGAGGCCCTGGCAAAATTTCGCTTGCACAATCTTGGCTTCATCTTTCAGGGATTTAATCTCTTTCCTGCGCTAACAGCATCTGAGAATGTGGAAGTTGCCCTGCGGATGAAAGGTATTCATGGTCGGGAAATGCGTCGTCAGGCACGGAAACTGTTGGCTCAAGTGGGTTTGGCAGACCGGGTCGATTACCTGCCCCGTGATTTGTCGGGTGGTCAAAAGCAACGGGTGGCGATCGCCCGTGCTCTGGCCGGAGATCCCAAATTGATCATGGCTGACGAACCTACCGCTTCCCTGGATTCCCACAGTGGTCATGCAGTGATTGCACTGCTGCGCCAACTGGCCAAGGAAGGAGGCCGCACCGTCTTAATTGTGACTCACGATCCCCGCCTTATAGACGTAGCAGACCATGTAGCCTACTTAGAAGATGGAATGCTCAGCAGTGAGGAAATCGGGATCAGAAGCTAG
- a CDS encoding PAS domain-containing sensor histidine kinase, whose product MNVGFLLGLGVGLALFGWYWLRLNLKLRRVVQQLRPDLLSLPFSSTSRLTRAIAAYQQAHWNLEQDLQDLQHLVQVAPIGFLQVDEDNQLLSCNPKACELLSLQNYQTTPPRLLLELVRSYELDALVEETRQTQKPCQSEWLFHPVNADFTKLSQQQSRPLRGYGFPLAEGRIGVFLESREETVKLAQQRDRWISDVAHELKTPLTSIRLVAETLQSRIDSPGREWVTRLLQETIRLSNLVQDLLDLNQLQAHPTTRLTCKLIDLVPLIHSAWLSLEPLARTKQVQLDYIGPDQLVTQGDEAWLYRALINLFDNSIKYSPPHQKIQVRLQLQSEVESAPIPEIQLDVIDAGPGFPDSALPFIFERFYRADPSRTRHGTAGSDPKSPELSYSKDPTTSSRQPGNSTGLGLAIVKQIVEAHQGQVSASNHPETGGAWLQIRLPQHPMDQQ is encoded by the coding sequence ATGAATGTAGGGTTTCTGCTGGGACTAGGTGTTGGTTTAGCCCTGTTCGGTTGGTATTGGCTGCGGCTAAATCTGAAGCTCCGGCGGGTTGTGCAGCAACTTCGACCCGATCTGCTCAGTTTACCGTTTTCTTCTACCTCCCGGTTGACGCGGGCGATCGCCGCCTATCAGCAGGCCCACTGGAATCTGGAGCAAGATCTGCAGGATTTGCAGCACCTGGTTCAAGTTGCTCCGATCGGGTTCTTACAGGTGGATGAGGATAATCAGTTACTCTCCTGTAACCCCAAAGCCTGTGAATTACTTAGTCTGCAAAACTACCAGACCACCCCCCCGCGGTTGCTATTGGAACTGGTGCGTTCCTATGAATTAGATGCCCTGGTGGAGGAAACCCGTCAGACTCAGAAACCCTGTCAGAGTGAGTGGTTGTTCCACCCTGTTAATGCCGACTTCACAAAGCTGTCGCAGCAGCAATCTCGACCTCTGCGGGGATACGGCTTTCCGCTGGCGGAGGGGCGTATTGGAGTGTTTTTAGAAAGCCGTGAGGAAACAGTGAAACTGGCCCAGCAGCGCGATCGCTGGATCTCCGATGTAGCCCATGAATTGAAAACACCCCTCACCTCGATCCGCTTAGTGGCCGAAACCCTACAAAGCCGGATCGATTCTCCAGGTCGGGAATGGGTGACTCGCCTATTACAGGAAACCATCCGTCTCAGCAATTTAGTCCAGGATCTGCTCGACTTGAACCAGCTGCAGGCGCACCCCACAACTCGTCTGACCTGTAAACTCATTGATCTGGTGCCACTAATCCATTCAGCATGGCTGAGTCTGGAACCTTTAGCCCGAACCAAACAAGTCCAATTAGATTACATTGGCCCAGACCAGCTAGTGACTCAGGGGGATGAAGCATGGCTCTACCGGGCGTTAATCAACCTTTTTGACAACAGCATTAAATACAGTCCGCCTCACCAAAAAATTCAAGTTCGATTGCAGCTTCAGTCAGAGGTTGAATCAGCGCCAATACCAGAGATTCAGTTGGATGTCATTGATGCTGGCCCTGGCTTTCCAGACAGCGCTTTGCCCTTCATCTTTGAACGGTTTTATCGGGCTGATCCCTCCCGTACCCGCCACGGCACTGCTGGCTCTGATCCCAAATCCCCTGAGCTATCGTACTCCAAGGATCCCACCACCTCATCCCGGCAACCCGGCAACAGTACTGGCTTGGGGCTGGCGATCGTCAAGCAAATTGTGGAAGCTCATCAGGGACAAGTTTCAGCCAGCAATCATCCCGAAACCGGAGGCGCATGGCTGCAAATCCGCTTACCCCAGCATCCGATGGATCAGCAATAA
- a CDS encoding pseudouridine synthase: MHERLQKVLSSWGVASRRQAEQLIAQGRVQVNHEVAHLGQKVDPVRDRICVDGVLVSPAIQPDPLYLLLNKPAGVVSTCDDPWGRRTVLDLLPKDLQHGQGLHPVGRLDAESTGALLLTNDGDLTFYLTHPRHHIPKTYQVWVEGYPTQETLRQWRQGVLLEGRKTLPAQVSVVQRHPDRKTLLEIVLKEGRNRQIRRVADQLGHPVVLLHRTAIGPIRLQNPGVPEVLPGCYRPLTDTEVGFLNSQIALTLINREPMKSEECRV; encoded by the coding sequence ATGCATGAGCGGTTACAAAAAGTGTTATCGAGTTGGGGCGTGGCTTCCCGCCGTCAGGCAGAGCAACTGATTGCGCAGGGACGAGTCCAGGTCAATCATGAAGTTGCCCATCTGGGGCAGAAGGTGGATCCTGTTCGCGATCGCATTTGTGTGGACGGAGTGTTGGTGAGTCCCGCCATTCAGCCTGACCCGCTGTACTTATTGCTGAATAAACCAGCAGGAGTCGTATCTACCTGTGATGATCCCTGGGGTCGTCGCACTGTTCTCGATCTGTTACCTAAAGACCTGCAGCACGGACAGGGACTACATCCCGTGGGACGATTGGATGCCGAGTCTACGGGTGCGTTGTTGCTGACCAACGATGGTGACCTGACCTTTTACCTGACCCATCCCCGTCATCACATTCCTAAGACTTACCAGGTCTGGGTGGAGGGCTATCCGACTCAGGAGACTTTGCGCCAGTGGCGGCAGGGAGTCTTGCTGGAAGGTCGTAAAACCTTACCTGCACAAGTTTCTGTGGTGCAGCGCCATCCCGATCGCAAGACGTTACTGGAAATCGTGCTGAAGGAAGGTCGCAATCGGCAAATCCGCCGGGTAGCTGATCAGTTAGGTCATCCCGTTGTGCTGTTACATCGCACCGCGATCGGGCCAATTCGGCTACAAAACCCTGGAGTCCCTGAGGTTCTACCAGGGTGCTACCGCCCTTTAACCGATACGGAGGTGGGTTTCTTGAACTCCCAAATTGCCCTAACATTGATTAATAGGGAGCCAATGAAAAGTGAGGAGTGCAGGGTATGA
- a CDS encoding helix-turn-helix domain-containing protein, producing the protein MKNQALQKTGNEQAELLTEIGAYLRQVRQLQELSLETVASITKIPVRTLQAIEDGNLEQLPEPVYIQGFIRRYADAIGVDGTEIANAFPTGAIIKPVKSTWKGTFKAQLRPLHLYVLYMLLVVGAVSGLSYTLNRSASQAGRYAYLTKPVSPGQSVAPGSTEFYGPPAPTQIGKTTAKQIAPTTSGKPVRVGLTLTAQSWLRITVDGKTEFEGVLPEGTQRTWEASKQVVVRAGDAGAVLVSHNEDKPQLMGEPGAVEEKQFDASSHASSQSLVSPATTGQNTVL; encoded by the coding sequence ATGAAAAATCAGGCTCTTCAAAAGACGGGCAATGAACAGGCAGAACTCCTGACAGAAATTGGCGCTTATCTACGTCAGGTGAGACAACTTCAGGAGTTATCGCTGGAAACAGTCGCCTCGATTACCAAAATTCCTGTTCGCACGCTGCAGGCGATCGAAGACGGAAATTTGGAACAGTTGCCTGAGCCTGTTTATATTCAGGGCTTTATTCGTCGCTATGCGGATGCGATCGGGGTCGATGGTACCGAGATTGCCAATGCTTTTCCCACGGGAGCCATCATCAAGCCAGTGAAGTCTACCTGGAAGGGCACTTTCAAAGCTCAATTGCGGCCTCTCCATCTCTATGTTCTGTATATGCTGCTTGTGGTGGGCGCGGTCAGTGGTTTATCTTACACCCTGAATCGCTCTGCAAGTCAGGCAGGCCGCTATGCGTATTTGACAAAACCCGTTTCACCTGGTCAGTCTGTTGCTCCTGGCTCGACCGAGTTTTATGGCCCTCCTGCCCCCACTCAAATCGGTAAAACTACTGCTAAACAAATAGCTCCAACCACATCTGGTAAGCCTGTACGAGTAGGATTGACGTTGACGGCTCAATCCTGGTTACGCATCACCGTGGATGGTAAAACAGAGTTTGAGGGCGTTTTACCCGAGGGCACCCAACGCACTTGGGAGGCCAGCAAACAGGTAGTAGTGCGGGCCGGAGACGCAGGAGCCGTGTTGGTGAGTCATAATGAGGACAAACCCCAGCTTATGGGGGAACCGGGAGCCGTTGAAGAAAAACAGTTTGATGCCAGCTCTCATGCCAGTAGCCAGTCCCTCGTGTCTCCCGCGACGACGGGCCAAAACACGGTTTTGTAG